From the Peromyscus leucopus breed LL Stock chromosome 8b, UCI_PerLeu_2.1, whole genome shotgun sequence genome, one window contains:
- the Tmem95 gene encoding sperm-egg fusion protein TMEM95 isoform X1 → MWVPALVGVFLAVAKACIFCRLPAHALPSRLARLSSQMEKQWKEWASPDFSAFALDEVTMNKITEKTHRVLRVMEIKRSISSLPSYWQWLQKTKIPQYTREALCAPACRGSTILYNCSTCEGKEASCWPRKRCFPGSYDLRDAKILLLSIFGIVLLLGALSLQVEYHHLQAKDS, encoded by the exons ATGTGGGTGCCGGCACTGGTTGGGGTTTTCCTGGCCGTTGCCAAGGCTTGTATCTTTTGTCGCCTCCCAGCTCATGCCTTGCCAAGCCGCCTGGCTCGGCTCAGTAGCCAGATGGAGAAGCAGTGGAAGGAATGGGCATCCCCCGATTTCTCAGCCTTTGCCTTAG ATGAGGTGACCATGAACAAAATCACAGAGAAGACCCACAGAGTCCTGAGGGTCATGG AGATAAAAAGATCCATTTCCTCGCTTCCTTCATATTGGCAATGGCTTCAGAAGACCAAGATCCCCCAGTATACCAGGGAAG CTCTCTGTGCTCCCGCCTGCC GGGGCAGCACCATCCTGTACAACTGCTCCACCTGTGAGGGCAAGGAGGCGTCTTGTTGGCCCCGAAAGCGCTGCTTTCCAG GAAGTTACGATCTGCGGGACGCTAAGATTCTGCTCTTATCTATCTTCGGGATTGTCCTGCTTTTGGGTGCTCTGAGCCTCCAGGTGGA GTACCACCACCTGCAAGCGAAAGACTCGTGA
- the Tmem95 gene encoding sperm-egg fusion protein TMEM95 isoform X2 — protein MWVPALVGVFLAVAKACIFCRLPAHALPSRLARLSSQMEKQWKEWASPDFSAFALDEVTMNKITEKTHRVLRVMEIKRSISSLPSYWQWLQKTKIPQYTREALCAPACPLLLLSPAGGSTILYNCSTCEGKEASCWPRKRCFPGSYDLRDAKILLLSIFGIVLLLGALSLQVEYHHLQAKDS, from the exons ATGTGGGTGCCGGCACTGGTTGGGGTTTTCCTGGCCGTTGCCAAGGCTTGTATCTTTTGTCGCCTCCCAGCTCATGCCTTGCCAAGCCGCCTGGCTCGGCTCAGTAGCCAGATGGAGAAGCAGTGGAAGGAATGGGCATCCCCCGATTTCTCAGCCTTTGCCTTAG ATGAGGTGACCATGAACAAAATCACAGAGAAGACCCACAGAGTCCTGAGGGTCATGG AGATAAAAAGATCCATTTCCTCGCTTCCTTCATATTGGCAATGGCTTCAGAAGACCAAGATCCCCCAGTATACCAGGGAAG CTCTCTGTGCTCCCGCCTGCC CGCTGCTCCTATTGTCTCCTGCAGGGGGCAGCACCATCCTGTACAACTGCTCCACCTGTGAGGGCAAGGAGGCGTCTTGTTGGCCCCGAAAGCGCTGCTTTCCAG GAAGTTACGATCTGCGGGACGCTAAGATTCTGCTCTTATCTATCTTCGGGATTGTCCTGCTTTTGGGTGCTCTGAGCCTCCAGGTGGA GTACCACCACCTGCAAGCGAAAGACTCGTGA
- the Kctd11 gene encoding BTB/POZ domain-containing protein KCTD11 — protein MLGAMFRADTLMPANLNRQGDGHYFIDRDGKAFRHILNFLRLGRLDLPRGYGETALLKAEADFYQIRPLLDALRELEASRGTPAPRAALLHADVDVSPRLVHFSARRGPHHYELSSVQVDTFRANLFCTDPECLGAMRKRFGVVSGDRAESGPHFRLEWASRPRELPDVEYERLGLQPLWTGGPEDRREVANTPAFLEEVLRVALEHGFRLDSVFPDPEDLLNSRSLRFVRH, from the coding sequence ATGCTGGGGGCCATGTTTAGGGCTGACACCCTTATGCCAGCCAATCTCAACCGGCAAGGAGATGGCCATTACTTCATCGACAGAGATGGCAAGGCTTTCCGGCATATCCTCAATTTCCTGCGCCTGGGCCGTCTGGACCTGCCCCGTGGGTATGGAGAAACTGCACTTCTTAAGGCAGAGGCTGACTTCTACCAGATCCGGCCCCTTCTGGATGCCCTGCGGGAATTGGAAGCCTCTCGGGGTACCCCTGCCCCCAGAGCTGCCCTGCTCCATGCAGATGTAGATGTCAGCCCCCGCCTGGTACACTTCTCCGCTCGAAGGGGCCCGCACCACTATGAGCTGAGCTCTGTCCAGGTGGACACCTTCCGAGCCAACCTCTTCTGTACTGACCCTGAGTGTCTGGGGGCCATGCGCAAGCGCTTTGGTGTGGTCAGTGGGGACAGGGCGGAGAGCGGTCCACATTTTCGTCTAGAGTGGGCCTCCCGCCCCCGGGAACTCCCTGACGTGGAGTATGAAAGACTGGGGCTGCAGCCGCTGTGGACCGGGGGCCCAGAAGATCGGCGGGAGGTGGCGAACACGCCtgccttcctggaggaggtgctgCGGGTGGCTCTGGAACATGGCTTCCGCCTGGACTCGGTCTTCCCAGACCCTGAAGACCTACTGAACTCCAGATCTTTACGCTTTGTCCGCCACTGA